Proteins encoded within one genomic window of uncultured Draconibacterium sp.:
- a CDS encoding HAD family phosphatase, producing MKIEGVIFDFNGTLFWDTEIHNKAWDSFLEKHNLKLSDNEKNKKIHGKNNKDILNGLFQKELSIEELKKFGEEKEKIYQELCLQMNMQLAPGAIDFFKFLKERKIPFAIATASEIDNINFYFEHLELGSFFERSDVIFNDGQMRSKPDPQIFNKAMDVMGLSEKETLVFEDSISGIKSAENAKVAKIIIVNSNNDDYSNWNYQQIKNFANVDKKLFD from the coding sequence ATGAAAATAGAAGGCGTAATTTTTGACTTTAATGGAACTTTATTTTGGGATACAGAAATTCACAATAAAGCTTGGGATTCTTTTTTAGAAAAACATAACTTAAAATTATCAGACAACGAAAAGAATAAAAAAATTCACGGAAAAAATAATAAAGATATTCTGAATGGTTTGTTTCAAAAAGAACTTTCAATAGAAGAACTTAAAAAGTTTGGAGAAGAAAAAGAAAAGATATATCAAGAACTATGTTTACAAATGAATATGCAATTAGCACCAGGAGCAATAGATTTTTTCAAATTTCTCAAAGAAAGAAAAATTCCATTTGCTATCGCTACTGCATCGGAAATTGATAACATCAATTTTTATTTTGAACATTTAGAACTTGGTTCTTTTTTTGAAAGGTCAGATGTGATATTTAACGATGGTCAAATGAGAAGTAAACCTGACCCCCAAATATTCAATAAAGCAATGGATGTTATGGGATTATCAGAAAAAGAGACGCTTGTCTTTGAGGATTCTATTTCAGGAATAAAATCAGCAGAGAACGCAAAAGTTGCGAAAATTATAATTGTAAATTCAAATAACGATGATTATAGCAACTGGAACTATCAGCAAATAAAAAACTTTGCAAATGTTGATAAAAAACTATTTGATTGA
- a CDS encoding two-component regulator propeller domain-containing protein, translated as MIMYTNYNKLNMMKTLNFVLLILISIIILSCEKNEVDDTPSLTWTKYTTSDGLSNDNIHAIAIDSSDDIWVGTDYGVSKFDGVNWTNYVDFKLQVLAIAIDKEGVKWFGTYGGSIMSFDGTNWKYYNNDKSLSNCNVSNIVTSIAIDSIGNKWFGTASGVAKYDGENWTSYSTSDGLVDDLVASVEIDKQGNKWFGTNGGASKFADNNWTNYSYNNLDNTKGIAGNGVRAIITDKKGNKWFGTLGGLSEFDGVNWTKHDTETEWLVAGSPILSANIDTKGNLWFGSNGWGISVFDGVKWTTYTEVNGIGIDPVYAIAIDSKGNKWFGTSTGLLKLTDEN; from the coding sequence ATGATAATGTATACAAATTACAATAAATTAAATATGATGAAAACTTTAAACTTTGTTTTACTAATTCTGATTTCAATAATAATTCTTTCATGTGAAAAAAATGAAGTAGATGATACACCTTCTTTAACATGGACAAAGTATACTACCAGTGATGGACTATCAAATGACAATATACACGCTATTGCAATTGATTCTTCAGATGATATTTGGGTAGGCACTGATTATGGAGTGTCTAAATTTGATGGAGTTAACTGGACAAACTATGTTGATTTCAAGTTGCAAGTTCTGGCGATTGCAATAGATAAGGAGGGAGTTAAATGGTTTGGAACATATGGAGGAAGCATAATGAGTTTCGATGGAACAAATTGGAAATATTACAACAATGATAAAAGTTTATCCAATTGTAATGTGAGCAATATTGTCACTTCGATAGCGATAGATTCAATAGGAAATAAATGGTTTGGAACAGCTAGTGGTGTTGCTAAATACGATGGAGAAAATTGGACATCTTACAGCACGAGCGACGGGTTGGTAGACGATTTGGTTGCATCAGTTGAGATTGACAAACAGGGAAATAAGTGGTTTGGAACCAATGGAGGTGCTTCAAAATTTGCGGATAATAACTGGACCAACTATAGCTATAATAATTTGGATAATACAAAAGGAATCGCAGGTAATGGAGTAAGGGCAATAATTACAGATAAAAAAGGAAACAAGTGGTTTGGAACTTTGGGCGGTTTATCTGAATTTGATGGCGTAAATTGGACAAAACATGACACGGAGACAGAATGGTTAGTTGCGGGTTCTCCTATTCTTTCGGCAAATATTGATACTAAGGGAAACCTTTGGTTTGGTTCAAATGGATGGGGTATTTCTGTTTTTGATGGCGTAAAATGGACTACTTATACCGAAGTTAATGGAATAGGCATTGACCCTGTTTATGCAATTGCTATAGATTCAAAAGGTAATAAGTGGTTCGGAACTTCTACAGGCTTACTTAAATTAACAGATGAGAATTAG
- a CDS encoding AbiH family protein, producing the protein MKINKDNSIEFDHEYDAVLIIGNGFDLNYNLPTRYSDFIKTHHFENLIKEENQFAKYLKGKEQLENWIDIENELKTYASLKKSDKTNFFEEFKNISKSLTTYLSEIKLTTVDKTSTGYRFLEQLRNADTLIIDFNYTDTISTLLNELKTGDGHRFDHVKIHGSIADDNIIFGVEDKARLAPEHVFLKKSVNKNFKAVDFNYQLNNCHFLGIFGHSLGETDHMYFDDFFQKECLRDDDNKRDILIFHYGEKSYYDIFSQLDTLTLKRISKLKKLNKLRLIDTKNNSR; encoded by the coding sequence ATGAAAATAAATAAAGATAATAGTATAGAATTTGACCATGAATATGACGCTGTACTAATTATTGGTAACGGATTTGATTTGAATTATAATCTACCAACAAGATACTCTGACTTTATCAAAACCCACCATTTTGAAAATCTTATTAAAGAAGAAAATCAGTTTGCTAAATATTTAAAGGGTAAAGAACAATTAGAAAACTGGATTGATATTGAGAATGAATTAAAAACATATGCTTCATTGAAAAAATCTGACAAAACTAACTTTTTTGAAGAGTTTAAAAATATATCTAAATCATTAACAACATATCTATCTGAAATCAAATTAACGACGGTCGATAAAACATCAACTGGTTATAGGTTTTTGGAACAATTAAGAAATGCAGACACACTGATTATTGATTTTAACTATACAGATACTATTTCAACACTGCTAAATGAACTTAAAACGGGAGATGGACATAGATTTGACCATGTCAAGATTCATGGGTCAATTGCGGATGATAACATAATTTTCGGAGTTGAAGATAAAGCTAGATTAGCTCCAGAACACGTTTTTCTAAAAAAATCCGTAAATAAAAATTTCAAAGCAGTTGACTTTAATTATCAACTCAACAATTGCCATTTCTTAGGAATATTTGGTCATTCATTGGGAGAAACTGACCATATGTATTTTGATGACTTTTTTCAAAAAGAGTGTCTTCGAGACGATGACAATAAAAGAGACATCCTAATATTTCATTATGGAGAAAAAAGCTATTATGATATTTTCTCACAACTAGATACTTTAACACTAAAACGGATTTCTAAACTTAAGAAGTTGAATAAATTAAGACTAATTGACACAAAAAATAACAGCCGTTAA
- a CDS encoding nitrilase-related carbon-nitrogen hydrolase, translating into MGKTINKRKTQYSFIYLLIGFIFLLFFNGRWILPIAAFIAPIFLIRFLRFQKPFKGFLIIVLVGWVSNIFIWKGMLPMSGFFYYLVSFMMSVFTSLTFLLDRIYTQKFKGIVSTLIFPSVYVIMDYITILTNPSGSYGTLVHTQSSLPLLQLVSITGIWGVIFLIMWTASIINWLWDNHFEKNKVYSAFWGFGIPFLAVILWGQIRLSSTIDSPTVRIASINSTKTAYHHRMTTNFDSLIEKANQGFLENCEIAASSGAKIIFGRETIISLPVDKETDFIEKAKTIALRDSIYIGIPMHVIPKKNSNENPENKIIWISPTGEILFTYHKAKPTYPGECDYGDGIIKYFDSPYGRVGSAICFDMDFPFLISQTGKMNIDIMLVPGSDWREISPYHTYVASLRGIENGFNMVRSTFKGFSASFNYKGQLLSSNDFFKTDEVILYSDVPVKGQKTIYSFLGDYFAWLCIIFFFSMNFVYVKNKWINIKEK; encoded by the coding sequence ATGGGAAAAACTATTAATAAAAGAAAAACACAATATTCTTTCATCTATTTATTGATTGGATTTATTTTCCTTCTTTTTTTTAACGGCAGATGGATTTTGCCGATTGCGGCATTTATAGCACCTATATTTCTCATTCGTTTTTTACGATTTCAAAAACCATTTAAAGGATTTCTGATAATTGTTCTTGTGGGTTGGGTGTCAAACATATTCATATGGAAAGGAATGTTGCCCATGTCAGGGTTTTTCTACTACCTGGTTTCTTTTATGATGAGCGTATTTACTTCGCTGACATTTTTGTTAGACCGAATTTATACACAAAAATTTAAGGGAATCGTTTCAACACTCATATTCCCGTCTGTTTATGTGATAATGGATTACATTACCATATTAACTAATCCTTCGGGGTCATACGGAACTCTGGTTCACACTCAGTCATCTTTACCCTTATTACAGCTTGTCTCAATTACTGGCATTTGGGGAGTAATATTTTTAATTATGTGGACTGCATCAATTATAAATTGGCTTTGGGACAATCATTTTGAGAAAAATAAAGTTTATTCAGCGTTTTGGGGATTTGGTATTCCTTTTCTCGCAGTAATTTTATGGGGGCAAATAAGATTGTCTTCTACAATTGATTCACCAACTGTAAGAATAGCTTCAATAAACAGTACTAAAACAGCGTATCATCATCGTATGACAACGAATTTTGACTCTTTAATTGAAAAGGCAAACCAAGGATTTTTAGAAAATTGTGAAATAGCGGCTTCATCAGGTGCTAAAATAATATTTGGACGAGAAACAATCATCAGTTTGCCCGTTGATAAAGAAACTGACTTCATCGAAAAAGCTAAAACAATTGCATTACGCGACAGTATTTACATTGGAATTCCTATGCATGTAATACCTAAAAAAAATTCTAATGAGAATCCTGAAAACAAAATAATTTGGATTTCTCCAACAGGAGAAATACTATTTACATATCATAAGGCAAAGCCAACTTATCCGGGTGAATGTGATTATGGAGATGGAATAATAAAATATTTTGATTCGCCTTATGGAAGAGTTGGTTCAGCCATTTGCTTCGATATGGATTTCCCATTTTTGATTAGTCAAACCGGCAAAATGAATATCGACATTATGTTAGTGCCAGGTAGCGACTGGAGAGAAATTTCGCCATATCATACTTACGTTGCATCTTTAAGAGGAATTGAAAATGGTTTTAACATGGTTAGGTCAACATTCAAAGGATTTTCGGCCTCCTTTAATTATAAAGGACAACTTTTATCGTCCAATGACTTTTTTAAGACCGATGAAGTAATTTTATATTCTGATGTGCCAGTAAAAGGACAAAAAACGATTTATTCATTTTTAGGAGATTATTTTGCATGGCTCTGTATTATATTCTTTTTCTCAATGAATTTTGTTTACGTTAAAAATAAATGGATTAATATAAAAGAGAAATGA
- a CDS encoding Mut7-C RNAse domain-containing protein — translation MKESDANHEALSRTCIFRFYEELNEFLPIHQCKKSFEYTFTGTPSVKNSIEAIGVPHTEVDLILVEGVSVDFEALLKGGEQVSVYPVFESLDISPVIRLRPKPLRETRFVVDVNLGKLAHKLRLLGFDTLFRNNLEDDEIVQISVTEKRIILTRDKGVLKHTAATHGYWVRNSDPKKQLREVVQRLQLQNSFQPFSRCSVCNGSLTSVDTDEVKGKVPDDTFSMCNEFWKCKGCGQLYWEGTHFRKILNWIEGLK, via the coding sequence GTGAAAGAATCTGACGCAAATCATGAAGCACTCAGTCGTACTTGTATATTTCGGTTTTACGAAGAATTGAATGAGTTTTTACCCATTCATCAGTGTAAGAAATCATTTGAATACACTTTTACAGGTACGCCATCGGTAAAGAACAGCATCGAAGCAATTGGTGTGCCGCACACCGAAGTGGATTTAATTTTGGTTGAAGGTGTTTCTGTTGATTTTGAGGCTTTGCTGAAAGGAGGGGAGCAGGTTTCGGTTTACCCGGTTTTTGAGTCGCTTGATATTTCGCCAGTTATTCGTTTGCGTCCGAAACCTTTGCGTGAAACGCGATTTGTTGTAGATGTAAATTTGGGAAAACTGGCTCATAAGTTACGTTTGCTCGGATTCGATACACTTTTTCGGAATAACCTGGAAGATGATGAAATTGTGCAAATTTCGGTAACCGAAAAACGTATTATTTTAACCCGCGATAAAGGCGTTTTGAAACATACTGCAGCTACACATGGTTACTGGGTACGCAACAGCGATCCGAAAAAACAACTTCGCGAGGTGGTGCAACGGCTGCAACTCCAAAATAGTTTTCAGCCATTTTCGCGCTGTTCTGTTTGTAACGGGAGTTTAACTTCAGTTGACACCGATGAGGTAAAAGGCAAGGTTCCTGACGATACTTTTTCCATGTGTAACGAATTTTGGAAATGTAAAGGATGCGGACAGCTTTACTGGGAAGGAACACATTTTCGCAAAATTCTTAACTGGATTGAAGGCCTGAAGTAG
- a CDS encoding BamA/TamA family outer membrane protein, with protein MKSAPFILLFLLLFCFDNSNAQGKLKDGWNERNARKEAVIKAGEPWLSPMFAPAYTADAGLLISGGMLYSFRANKNDSISQRSSLPATIFYSTKGNFGIQSHLKTFWMEDKFRVNASLVIRDKDNNYYGKGFDQIEDSHQSDTTTLYHETNSSFNFDFIYKIKPSVFIGVSLRPAYVVTKNFAQPVEDDPYRSQFDDTYFLNGIGGQFAYDTRDIVVNAWRGVYFHFSAMFYDNVWGSKYDYQEYTLDLRHYKTLTRPGNVLAFRFFIRSTYGDVPITELSDFSGGKNLRGYLMGHYRDNTTAFMLGEWRYTFQKANGRLSKSGMVMWLGAGSIAPDVVGLSKWVPNGGFGYRLELQPRMNVCVDFGVGRDSQGVYFNFVESF; from the coding sequence TTGAAATCAGCACCATTTATACTTCTTTTTCTCCTGCTTTTTTGCTTTGATAATTCAAATGCTCAGGGCAAATTAAAGGATGGCTGGAACGAGCGAAATGCAAGAAAAGAGGCTGTTATTAAAGCCGGAGAACCATGGTTGTCTCCAATGTTTGCGCCGGCTTATACTGCTGATGCCGGACTGCTGATCTCCGGGGGAATGTTATACTCGTTCAGAGCTAACAAAAACGATAGTATTTCGCAGCGCTCATCACTTCCGGCCACTATCTTTTACAGTACCAAGGGCAATTTTGGAATCCAGTCGCATCTGAAAACGTTTTGGATGGAGGATAAGTTTCGGGTAAATGCCAGCCTGGTAATCCGCGACAAAGACAACAATTACTACGGAAAAGGATTTGACCAAATTGAGGACTCTCATCAATCGGATACCACAACTTTGTACCACGAAACCAACTCATCTTTTAATTTCGATTTCATTTACAAGATAAAACCTTCGGTATTTATTGGTGTTAGTTTGAGGCCGGCATACGTTGTTACAAAAAACTTTGCCCAGCCTGTTGAAGACGATCCGTACCGATCACAATTTGACGACACCTATTTTCTGAATGGAATTGGTGGACAATTTGCTTACGATACCCGCGATATTGTTGTTAATGCCTGGCGCGGCGTTTATTTCCATTTTTCGGCTATGTTTTACGATAATGTGTGGGGAAGCAAATACGACTACCAGGAATATACGCTCGATTTGCGGCACTATAAAACCTTAACGCGCCCGGGAAATGTGCTGGCATTTCGGTTTTTTATCCGAAGCACCTACGGCGATGTGCCAATTACGGAGTTATCCGATTTCTCGGGAGGGAAAAACCTGCGCGGATACTTAATGGGCCATTACCGCGATAATACTACCGCTTTTATGCTTGGCGAGTGGCGCTACACTTTTCAAAAGGCAAATGGCCGCTTAAGCAAAAGCGGAATGGTAATGTGGCTAGGAGCAGGAAGTATTGCTCCCGATGTGGTCGGTTTATCAAAATGGGTACCGAACGGTGGTTTTGGCTACCGACTTGAATTGCAACCACGAATGAATGTGTGTGTCGATTTTGGTGTGGGGCGCGACTCGCAAGGCGTATATTTTAACTTTGTAGAATCATTTTAA
- a CDS encoding DUF5916 domain-containing protein, translating into MTLQLPFLYSVRIRTIAFFVFTFLLLSATISLKAQNTERSIQVKYISSPITIDGVLDEAEWKLADKGGDFWQFFPSDKEKAMNTTEFQLLYDDHTLYIGIRAEAQSDNYIVSSLRRDFGGTSNDNVTLMFDTFKDGTTAFLFGMTPYGVQREAFISGGGSGRNGFNTSWDQKWQLESTMHDDYYVLEAAIPLSSIKFHEGDKTWRVQCYRWDMQTNEQSAWAPVPQNQMLSSLAFMGNMEFEKPLGKSRTPFAIIPYVNTLASKDFTTDKTKSDFTFGGDAKLAIGNSMNLDITVNPDFSNVEVDDIFTNLTRFEVFLPEKRQFFIDNNDLFGSYGDAYGSANPFFSRRIGLARDANGNMIENRIIGGVRLSGKLNDRWRLGFLNMQTDEDPGNEIASNNNMMFTMQRKMFSRSSFGIFAVNRQTFDDYDFQDPSEEYNRVIGIDYNLASADNDWTGKFYLHKSLNPDDTEGNYSWQTTVTYQPRKFRYILDLQYVDEDFQADLGFVQRRGVFKNGNGFRYNFYPENGIISFHDVGIMTLYYWRPNMDWKKTDHTYSLYYDINFKDQSTIGLDLRNNYTYLTFAFDPTRSGAEPLPGNQGYTYNTFSVEYASNPAKVFSLTAETSGGEFYNGHSFSASTALTYRIQPWALLSLNTRYDALRLPDPHADADFWLVTPKVDITFSKSVFWSTLVQYSNQRDNLGINSRLQWRFAPLSDLYLVYNDNYFTKDFGPKFRSINLKVSYWLNL; encoded by the coding sequence ATGACTTTACAATTGCCTTTTTTGTATTCTGTACGAATAAGAACTATTGCCTTTTTTGTATTCACTTTTCTTTTACTAAGCGCAACAATTAGCTTGAAAGCACAAAACACCGAACGGAGTATCCAGGTGAAATACATTTCGTCGCCAATTACTATTGATGGTGTTTTAGATGAAGCCGAATGGAAGCTAGCCGATAAAGGAGGAGACTTTTGGCAATTCTTTCCGTCGGATAAGGAAAAAGCTATGAATACAACTGAGTTTCAATTGCTGTATGACGACCATACTTTGTACATTGGAATCAGGGCTGAAGCACAATCCGACAATTATATTGTATCCTCGTTGCGCCGCGATTTTGGCGGAACCAGTAACGACAATGTTACGTTAATGTTCGACACTTTTAAAGATGGCACCACCGCTTTCCTTTTCGGGATGACTCCTTATGGCGTGCAGCGCGAGGCTTTTATTTCAGGTGGCGGCTCCGGCAGAAATGGTTTTAATACCAGCTGGGATCAGAAATGGCAATTGGAAAGTACCATGCACGACGATTATTACGTTTTAGAAGCTGCCATTCCGTTAAGCTCGATTAAATTTCACGAAGGCGACAAAACCTGGCGGGTACAGTGTTACCGCTGGGATATGCAAACCAACGAGCAAAGTGCCTGGGCACCGGTTCCGCAAAACCAAATGTTATCTAGTCTGGCATTTATGGGAAATATGGAGTTTGAAAAACCATTGGGAAAATCGCGCACGCCGTTTGCCATTATTCCTTATGTGAATACGCTGGCATCGAAAGACTTTACAACCGATAAAACCAAAAGCGATTTTACGTTTGGAGGCGATGCTAAATTGGCCATCGGTAACAGTATGAACCTGGATATTACGGTTAATCCCGATTTTTCGAATGTGGAGGTGGATGATATATTTACCAACCTTACCCGTTTCGAGGTTTTCCTGCCTGAAAAGCGCCAGTTCTTCATCGACAATAACGATTTGTTTGGCAGCTACGGCGATGCTTATGGTTCGGCAAATCCTTTCTTTTCGCGCCGTATTGGATTGGCACGCGACGCCAACGGGAATATGATCGAAAACCGTATTATTGGTGGTGTACGTTTAAGCGGGAAACTAAACGACAGGTGGCGGCTTGGTTTTCTGAATATGCAAACCGATGAAGATCCGGGTAACGAGATAGCATCGAACAATAACATGATGTTTACCATGCAACGCAAGATGTTCTCACGCTCAAGTTTCGGAATATTTGCTGTTAACCGCCAGACTTTTGACGATTACGATTTTCAGGATCCAAGCGAAGAATACAATCGGGTGATCGGTATCGACTATAACCTGGCTTCGGCCGATAACGACTGGACAGGTAAATTTTACCTGCACAAGTCGCTAAATCCGGATGATACGGAGGGCAATTATTCGTGGCAGACTACCGTAACTTATCAACCACGAAAATTCCGCTATATATTGGATTTACAGTATGTGGATGAAGATTTTCAGGCCGATCTGGGATTTGTGCAACGAAGAGGTGTTTTTAAGAATGGAAACGGTTTTCGGTATAATTTTTACCCCGAAAATGGCATAATAAGTTTTCACGATGTAGGTATTATGACCTTGTATTACTGGCGCCCGAATATGGATTGGAAGAAAACCGACCATACTTACAGTTTGTATTACGACATTAATTTTAAAGACCAGTCAACGATAGGTTTGGACCTTAGAAACAATTATACCTACCTGACTTTTGCTTTCGATCCTACACGCTCGGGAGCCGAACCTTTACCCGGAAACCAGGGATATACCTATAATACTTTTAGTGTTGAATATGCATCTAATCCGGCAAAGGTATTTTCGCTAACTGCTGAAACATCGGGTGGTGAATTTTATAACGGGCACAGTTTTTCAGCTTCTACAGCATTAACTTATCGTATTCAGCCATGGGCTTTACTGAGTTTGAATACGCGTTATGATGCTTTGCGTTTGCCCGATCCGCATGCCGATGCCGATTTCTGGCTGGTAACGCCAAAGGTTGATATCACCTTTAGTAAATCGGTATTTTGGTCAACACTGGTACAGTATAGCAATCAGCGAGATAACCTGGGAATCAATTCGCGTTTGCAATGGCGTTTTGCTCCGTTGTCGGATTTGTATCTGGTGTACAACGACAACTACTTTACCAAAGACTTTGGGCCCAAATTCCGCTCGATTAACTTGAAGGTTTCCTATTGGTTGAATTTGTAA
- a CDS encoding redoxin domain-containing protein, which yields MKQLALIFLIPLISLTGWSKGISIPLIGDKAPSFTEKSTNGILNFPEDFGTNWKILFSHPLDFTAVCTSELCGLARNQEKLDSLGVKVAVVSIDEIDRHLLWKEFMERVLNEENNATKIEYPIVADLSGEVSKKYGMLHHSVNDKRDVRGVFIIDPDNIIKAISFYPMNVGRNMDEILRTVEALQLTQKENVLTPMNWQPGDDVLLPHKPYTSEELEQNPELKDQYYHKGEYMWFKKMKKK from the coding sequence ATGAAACAACTTGCACTAATTTTTCTGATTCCACTTATATCGCTAACGGGCTGGTCAAAAGGAATAAGCATCCCTTTGATTGGAGATAAAGCCCCTTCATTTACTGAAAAGTCGACAAACGGAATATTGAATTTCCCAGAGGATTTTGGCACTAACTGGAAAATATTATTTAGTCATCCGCTGGATTTTACAGCTGTTTGTACATCAGAATTATGCGGACTGGCACGCAACCAGGAAAAGTTAGATTCGTTGGGTGTAAAAGTTGCCGTTGTTTCAATTGATGAAATTGACAGACATCTCCTGTGGAAAGAATTTATGGAACGAGTGCTGAATGAAGAAAACAATGCCACTAAAATTGAATATCCCATTGTCGCTGATCTTTCGGGAGAAGTTTCGAAAAAGTACGGGATGTTACATCATTCGGTAAATGACAAAAGAGATGTTAGAGGTGTATTTATTATTGATCCGGACAATATTATTAAAGCCATATCTTTTTACCCGATGAATGTTGGACGAAATATGGATGAAATACTGCGAACAGTTGAAGCATTGCAACTTACACAAAAAGAGAATGTACTTACACCAATGAACTGGCAACCCGGCGACGACGTTCTTCTTCCGCATAAACCATACACATCCGAGGAATTGGAACAAAATCCGGAACTGAAAGACCAGTATTACCACAAAGGCGAATACATGTGGTTTAAAAAGATGAAGAAAAAGTAA
- a CDS encoding glycosyltransferase family 39 protein produces the protein MKYFLLILLFSGLLFFSFLGGTSVFQVAEARNAECAREMMENEEWVVPTFNGDLRTDKPALEYYGMMAGYKLFGTNEGGARFFSALCGLLVVLATFWIARRHWSEKAAWWAALSMLASMHVIIQFRLATPDPYLILCHTLSIYFFYEGWHSNRWKWFALMYIFLGLGIFAKGPVGLLLPGLTFLLFMLLTKTLTWKRLVELKPWWGVLLVAAVALPWYYAVHVRTGGEWTRAFFFEHNLDRFDTGLKGHSGSFVMPVVFVLAGMLPFSVFAIRAFKETWQQRKSNPLMVMAALSTLVVIVFYAVSQTKLVNYTSPAYPFLSLMIGSTIAGLSANKVTLRKLRIEIYIIVFLTVVLPLGVFFLAKNTPPLQNIGWIAWFLFLLPVGGIIALVLRKRSTQYGLCAIAAVFMATTFIIFWKPFQVMDDQSPVQKYEAMVSTHDEVVAYKDFDHAFAFYAKNRIPVFEQEKQLEEYLASHNNVLVLSRDRDLSYMDEIDNLQLIGIGRDLFSRRSTGVYHKR, from the coding sequence ATGAAGTATTTTTTATTGATCTTGTTGTTTAGCGGCTTACTGTTTTTCTCGTTTTTGGGAGGAACAAGTGTTTTTCAGGTAGCAGAAGCACGAAATGCCGAATGTGCCCGAGAAATGATGGAAAATGAGGAATGGGTTGTGCCCACTTTTAACGGCGATCTCCGGACGGATAAACCCGCTTTGGAATACTACGGAATGATGGCCGGATACAAGTTGTTTGGTACAAATGAAGGAGGCGCCCGGTTTTTCTCTGCTTTGTGTGGACTACTTGTAGTATTGGCAACTTTCTGGATTGCACGCCGCCATTGGAGTGAAAAAGCTGCTTGGTGGGCAGCTTTAAGTATGCTGGCATCAATGCATGTTATTATCCAATTTCGATTGGCAACACCAGATCCTTATCTCATCCTTTGTCACACACTTTCCATATACTTTTTCTACGAAGGTTGGCATTCGAATCGCTGGAAGTGGTTTGCGTTAATGTATATTTTCCTGGGATTAGGAATCTTTGCAAAAGGTCCGGTTGGCCTGTTATTACCAGGGTTAACCTTTTTGCTTTTTATGCTGCTTACAAAAACACTTACATGGAAGCGACTAGTGGAGCTAAAACCGTGGTGGGGAGTTTTACTGGTTGCGGCTGTAGCTTTACCGTGGTATTACGCTGTGCATGTAAGAACCGGAGGAGAATGGACGAGAGCCTTCTTTTTTGAGCATAATTTAGATCGTTTTGATACTGGGTTAAAGGGGCATAGCGGATCGTTTGTAATGCCTGTTGTATTCGTATTGGCAGGAATGCTTCCGTTTTCGGTGTTCGCTATTCGTGCTTTTAAAGAAACCTGGCAGCAACGAAAAAGTAATCCGCTAATGGTGATGGCCGCCTTATCAACATTAGTTGTAATTGTTTTTTATGCTGTATCGCAAACCAAGTTGGTCAATTATACTTCGCCGGCTTATCCGTTCCTGAGTTTGATGATTGGAAGTACTATTGCCGGATTAAGTGCAAATAAAGTGACCCTTCGCAAATTGCGGATCGAAATTTATATCATCGTGTTCTTAACTGTGGTGTTGCCCTTGGGGGTATTCTTTTTGGCAAAAAATACGCCGCCATTACAGAACATTGGATGGATTGCATGGTTCCTTTTTTTATTGCCCGTTGGAGGTATTATTGCACTGGTGTTACGGAAAAGATCGACACAATACGGACTTTGTGCTATTGCTGCTGTTTTTATGGCAACAACCTTTATAATTTTTTGGAAACCTTTTCAGGTAATGGATGATCAGTCGCCGGTTCAAAAATATGAGGCAATGGTAAGTACACATGATGAGGTAGTTGCCTACAAAGATTTCGACCATGCATTTGCCTTTTATGCTAAAAACCGAATTCCTGTTTTTGAACAAGAAAAGCAGTTAGAAGAATATTTGGCTAGCCATAATAATGTATTGGTGCTAAGCAGAGATCGAGATTTGAGTTACATGGATGAAATTGATAATCTTCAGCTTATTGGTATCGGTCGTGACTTGTTTAGCCGGCGCTCAACCGGAGTATATCACAAGCGCTAG